One segment of Poseidonibacter antarcticus DNA contains the following:
- a CDS encoding sensor histidine kinase, translating into MIKIILIILLHFTMYASNTLIITEDEDLVDASPYTFYIQDSNLELNESDILTKKDLKIPSQNGHLGNIQGPIWSKVTLQNESNKYRHFIIYNQLPGTNYIDVFLFKKNKLIKTHLLGDMRSLENREMNNRFSAFKLILAPQEKITVISKIDNYSILNIGWTIEDNIKFIENESKFLVIFGLVGGIFFLFIILSFILYSFYKKIPYLIIALYLINTFYYQFSIQGIVHTLDMGINLNFNTLVSWTGAPVGAILLLFFAYYFFDMKMKYKKTSYILKFLIIINTILLFGFLYSSYIDENYFLITTLLTGPAYVLSIIFLMIIGLFMNEIGSKYYLLGQSIMLIAVVINALAITNIIDFHNSYRYIITISVLLDVVLLFIAQSLKTFKSIREQANAKRMLIEQSRFSSMGQAIGHIIHQWKHPLTLLGTSVMLLETILKHDKNNVILQLEKELPTISDSIEHMKKTVTELSSFYLGNVEKISFLPLEITSNVVKLLGAKIILKNVKIKIHIPKTMTIHNYEHIFSNIIIILIDNSLDAFSNKENNTITIKLELINDK; encoded by the coding sequence TTGATTAAAATTATTCTTATAATATTACTTCATTTTACTATGTATGCTTCAAATACATTAATAATTACAGAAGATGAAGATTTAGTAGATGCCTCACCTTATACTTTCTACATACAAGATAGTAATTTAGAATTAAATGAATCTGATATACTTACAAAAAAAGATCTAAAGATTCCTTCACAAAATGGTCATTTAGGGAATATACAAGGACCTATATGGAGTAAAGTAACACTACAAAATGAATCTAATAAGTATAGACATTTTATTATATATAATCAACTTCCAGGTACAAACTATATAGATGTTTTTCTTTTTAAAAAAAATAAGTTAATAAAAACTCATCTCTTAGGTGATATGAGAAGTTTAGAAAATAGAGAAATGAATAATCGATTTTCAGCATTTAAACTTATCTTAGCCCCACAAGAAAAAATAACAGTTATCTCAAAAATCGATAATTATAGTATTTTAAATATAGGTTGGACAATAGAAGATAATATAAAATTTATTGAAAATGAATCAAAATTTTTAGTTATATTTGGTTTAGTTGGTGGTATATTTTTTCTATTTATAATACTATCATTTATTTTATACTCTTTTTATAAAAAAATACCTTACTTAATAATAGCACTATATCTTATCAATACATTTTATTACCAGTTCTCAATACAAGGTATAGTACATACTTTAGATATGGGAATAAATTTAAATTTCAATACACTGGTTTCATGGACAGGTGCTCCTGTTGGAGCGATTTTGCTTTTATTTTTTGCTTACTATTTCTTTGATATGAAGATGAAATATAAAAAAACATCTTATATTCTAAAGTTTCTAATAATTATAAATACCATCCTTTTATTTGGCTTCTTGTACTCTTCATATATAGATGAAAACTACTTCTTAATTACAACATTGCTAACTGGACCCGCCTATGTTTTAAGTATTATATTTCTTATGATTATTGGTCTTTTTATGAATGAAATTGGAAGTAAATATTATTTACTTGGACAAAGTATTATGCTTATTGCTGTTGTTATAAATGCTTTAGCAATTACAAATATTATTGATTTCCATAACTCATATAGATATATTATTACCATTTCTGTTTTACTTGATGTTGTATTACTTTTTATAGCACAATCGCTTAAAACATTTAAATCAATTCGAGAACAAGCAAATGCAAAAAGAATGTTAATTGAACAATCTCGTTTTAGTTCTATGGGACAAGCAATTGGACATATAATCCATCAATGGAAACATCCTCTTACTCTACTAGGAACATCTGTAATGCTTTTAGAGACAATACTTAAACATGATAAGAATAATGTAATATTACAATTGGAAAAAGAATTGCCTACAATAAGTGACTCAATAGAACATATGAAGAAAACAGTAACGGAATTATCTAGTTTTTATTTAGGAAATGTAGAAAAAATATCTTTCCTCCCACTAGAGATAACTAGTAATGTTGTTAAACTACTAGGGGCAAAGATTATATTAAAGAATGTAAAGATAAAAATACATATCCCAAAAACTATGACAATTCATAATTATGAGCATATATTCTCAAATATCATTATAATATTAATAGATAACTCACTTGATGCATTTTCTAATAAAGAAAATAATACCATCACAATTAAATTAGAACTAATAAATGATAAAA
- a CDS encoding response regulator transcription factor: MNESKLNALKNFTLLLVDDEKELLDKLDTILSIFFKKVITAKDGSQALEIYENRKIDMIITDYTMPNLSGYELCKAIRVKNKNIPLVIMSNYSDKEKLLNSIPLSLARYLIKPIDYTTLISTLLSMLEQINIYGLNIINITEVLTYEMHTKILTDNKKKIELSSSEIELIELFVLNKNKIITMQEINLCLDPIEEKSKPAIKSLIYRLRKKIGKEVIINIPGYGYMLRTEGSFID, encoded by the coding sequence ATGAATGAGTCAAAATTAAATGCATTAAAGAATTTTACATTATTATTAGTAGATGATGAAAAAGAGTTACTTGATAAACTCGATACTATTTTATCAATATTTTTTAAAAAGGTTATCACAGCAAAAGATGGTTCCCAAGCTTTAGAAATCTATGAAAATAGAAAAATTGATATGATTATTACTGACTATACAATGCCTAATTTAAGTGGATATGAATTATGTAAAGCTATTCGAGTAAAAAACAAAAACATTCCTCTTGTTATTATGAGTAACTATAGTGACAAAGAAAAGCTTTTAAATTCCATTCCTCTATCCTTAGCAAGATATCTTATAAAACCTATAGACTATACAACGCTTATATCAACATTGTTAAGCATGCTAGAACAAATTAATATTTATGGATTAAATATTATAAATATTACAGAAGTACTTACATATGAAATGCATACTAAAATATTAACAGATAATAAAAAGAAAATAGAATTATCAAGTAGTGAAATTGAATTAATTGAGCTATTTGTTTTAAATAAGAATAAAATTATTACAATGCAGGAAATAAACCTTTGTCTTGACCCAATAGAAGAGAAAAGTAAACCTGCTATTAAAAGCTTAATATATCGTTTACGAAAGAAAATTGGGAAAGAAGTTATTATAAATATACCAGGATATGGATATATGTTGAGAACTGAAGGCAGTTTCATTGATTAA
- a CDS encoding IS110 family transposase: MYSIGLDVSKSTINVYIPKTNLDLVINNDLKSIKSLYSKIKKLYKKEIDKLVFIFEPTGNYSYALKAFCSEKNIRSFIVNPKQNSNFTKAIKE; the protein is encoded by the coding sequence ATGTATTCTATCGGTTTAGATGTTAGTAAGTCAACTATCAATGTGTATATCCCTAAAACTAATTTAGATTTAGTTATTAATAATGATTTAAAATCAATAAAAAGTTTATACTCTAAAATAAAAAAACTCTATAAAAAAGAGATTGATAAATTAGTATTTATTTTTGAACCTACAGGAAATTACTCTTATGCTTTAAAAGCTTTCTGTAGTGAAAAAAATATTAGATCTTTTATTGTCAATCCTAAACAAAATTCTAATTTTACTAAAGCAATAAAAGAATAA
- a CDS encoding ParB/RepB/Spo0J family partition protein gives MNYKKLNSEELIVKIDELSEKKNKTSADKIEIKKLMKELDIRSSPIVASGVFIPAELENKNRIEYISINKIEDNDFKDRTGIDPIKIKDLAASIEELGLLQPIVVKKNNDGSYTKIIGKRRILAHELLGKDKIKAIIYDGADTNYKIRLNILHENHLREDLNMYDKVKSVLALLQDSLGIDDVNQIKKLCNKIKNINKIKNVDDKLLEDKMKIENVLKDSMIFKTNASFVNAFPILDMDDFLIEALFKNKINFEIAKVVNSYKNIKFKNNLTLKEILEDIIINKYSYRESKKYIDELIERDDVKFEDTVNASIKFLLKNIKKLNINQQKDFEIEINKIKEKYFN, from the coding sequence ATGAATTATAAAAAATTAAATAGTGAAGAATTAATTGTAAAAATAGATGAATTATCAGAAAAGAAGAATAAAACTTCTGCAGATAAAATTGAGATAAAAAAATTAATGAAAGAATTAGATATAAGATCTTCACCTATTGTTGCTAGTGGTGTTTTTATACCTGCAGAATTAGAAAACAAAAATAGAATTGAGTATATTTCAATTAATAAAATAGAAGATAATGATTTCAAAGATAGAACAGGAATAGATCCAATTAAAATTAAAGATTTGGCTGCTAGTATAGAAGAATTAGGTTTATTACAACCTATTGTGGTTAAGAAAAATAATGATGGTTCATATACGAAAATAATAGGTAAGAGAAGAATTCTAGCTCATGAACTTTTAGGTAAAGATAAAATAAAAGCCATAATTTATGATGGAGCTGATACAAATTATAAAATTAGATTAAATATATTACATGAAAACCATCTTCGAGAAGATTTAAATATGTATGATAAGGTTAAATCTGTCTTAGCCTTGCTTCAAGATTCACTTGGTATTGATGATGTAAATCAAATAAAGAAACTTTGTAATAAGATAAAAAATATTAATAAGATAAAAAATGTAGATGATAAATTACTAGAAGATAAAATGAAAATCGAAAATGTTTTAAAGGACAGTATGATATTTAAAACAAATGCCTCATTTGTTAATGCTTTCCCAATTTTAGACATGGATGATTTTTTAATAGAAGCATTATTTAAAAATAAGATAAATTTCGAAATAGCAAAAGTTGTAAATTCGTATAAAAATATTAAATTTAAAAATAATTTAACTTTAAAAGAAATATTAGAGGATATTATAATTAATAAATATAGTTATAGAGAATCAAAAAAATATATAGACGAGTTAATTGAACGAGACGATGTTAAATTTGAAGATACTGTTAATGCAAGTATCAAGTTTTTATTAAAAAATATCAAAAAATTAAACATTAATCAACAAAAAGATTTTGAAATTGAAATTAATAAAATAAAAGAAAAATATTTTAATTAA
- a CDS encoding ParA family protein: MIYNTLKDISAQLGINEKKVSDLLTSKVIPNISTGSVRKYYYTSSYLLDYAYKIIEYNKQTKYESTKEAFLEKDLDASIYNIPTKCQVITVTNQKGGVGKTTSSANIAATLSFLGKRVLLVDMDSQAQSSRYFKKVSFAGISILNLFENYRKNNSISKEDVKTYIHSYNLEECNIDVLPSELKLAKMLELMRMNSMPHLILDQIIEKIKDDYDFIIIDTPPYSGLSLEMSIFASDKILLATEAEEFSIEGLEVTIEEINDFIRATGKKLDIDGIIVNSFVKTRTAHDEAYDRILNMLIDLDLEDNNLITNKESTIVSKSQSVQLPIIEYKLEPKQALMMCEEYFKYCTHLIMKDL, from the coding sequence ATGATTTATAATACACTAAAAGATATATCTGCACAATTAGGAATAAACGAGAAAAAAGTATCAGATTTGTTAACAAGTAAAGTAATACCAAATATTAGTACAGGAAGTGTTAGGAAATATTATTATACAAGTTCATATCTTTTAGATTATGCATATAAAATAATTGAATATAATAAGCAAACTAAATATGAATCAACCAAAGAGGCATTTTTAGAAAAAGATTTAGATGCATCAATTTACAATATACCAACTAAATGTCAAGTAATTACAGTTACAAATCAAAAAGGAGGTGTTGGTAAAACTACATCTAGTGCAAATATTGCTGCTACATTATCTTTTTTAGGTAAACGTGTATTATTAGTTGATATGGATTCACAAGCACAATCATCACGATATTTTAAAAAAGTTTCATTTGCAGGGATTAGTATATTAAATTTATTTGAGAATTATAGAAAAAATAATTCAATATCAAAAGAAGATGTTAAAACATATATACATTCATATAATTTGGAAGAATGTAATATTGATGTTTTACCTTCTGAATTAAAACTTGCCAAAATGTTGGAATTAATGCGTATGAATAGTATGCCTCATTTAATTTTAGATCAAATTATAGAAAAAATAAAAGATGATTATGATTTTATAATTATTGATACACCTCCCTATTCTGGTCTTTCATTAGAAATGTCTATTTTTGCTAGTGATAAGATTCTATTAGCAACTGAAGCAGAAGAATTTTCGATTGAAGGTCTTGAAGTTACAATAGAAGAAATAAATGATTTTATTAGAGCAACAGGAAAAAAATTAGATATAGATGGAATTATTGTTAATAGTTTTGTTAAGACTAGAACAGCTCATGATGAAGCATATGACAGAATATTGAATATGCTTATCGATTTAGATTTAGAGGATAATAACTTAATTACAAATAAAGAGTCAACTATTGTAAGTAAAAGTCAATCTGTGCAATTACCGATTATAGAATATAAACTAGAACCTAAACAAGCTCTAATGATGTGTGAAGAATATTTCAAATATTGTACACATTTAATAATGAAGGATTTATAA